One stretch of Methermicoccus shengliensis DSM 18856 DNA includes these proteins:
- a CDS encoding LSM domain-containing protein → MFPNKMVQSLVGMRVQIEMKGDRALLEGTLRSVDEYLNMHLVDVVELVDGQRKRSLGSVVLRGNNVVFINPLSER, encoded by the coding sequence ATGTTTCCCAACAAGATGGTCCAGAGTCTCGTGGGCATGAGGGTGCAAATTGAGATGAAGGGCGACAGGGCACTGCTCGAGGGCACGCTCAGGAGTGTGGATGAGTACCTGAATATGCATCTTGTGGATGTGGTGGAGCTGGTGGATGGACAGCGCAAGCGCTCGCTGGGCTCAGTGGTGCTCAGGGGCAACAACGTGGTATTCATCAACCCCCTGTCGGAGAGGTGA
- a CDS encoding amidohydrolase family protein, whose product MDSRVLEGKLLSGERLELTEGRVVIEDGVIVDVAEGRCELPYLIAPSIFNAHTHVGDGVFKDPPLGGLDELVKPPHGLKHRVLSHTPRHQKIEAMRLSAIQMLASGCTGFADFREEGVDGVLQLDEAVQGMCIQALSFGRPDGDDVGELLSVCDGLGISGCHDHPWDALMEWASACRHVGKMLCIHAGEKDGEDVDAAIELEPDVLVHMVHASDAELRRCADEDISIVVCVRSNMLTGVGVPRVKRMLELGINVGCGTDNVMLASCDPFEEMHALSWVLRLGEEDVLSMLTWRARRAYGLGGGVIEEGEPADLMVLDLSTPNLRGCSNPLRSLVRRAQASDVCAVYARGREVINRGG is encoded by the coding sequence ATGGACAGCCGCGTGCTCGAGGGCAAGCTTCTGAGCGGGGAGCGACTTGAGCTTACAGAGGGCAGGGTTGTGATAGAGGATGGCGTCATCGTGGACGTCGCCGAGGGTAGGTGCGAGCTTCCGTATCTCATTGCCCCAAGCATTTTCAATGCCCACACCCATGTGGGCGATGGCGTATTCAAGGACCCTCCTCTTGGCGGATTGGATGAGCTTGTAAAGCCACCCCATGGGCTCAAGCACAGGGTACTCAGCCACACCCCAAGGCATCAGAAGATTGAGGCGATGAGGCTCTCTGCCATCCAGATGCTCGCCTCTGGGTGCACTGGCTTCGCGGACTTCAGAGAGGAGGGGGTGGACGGAGTACTGCAGCTGGATGAGGCGGTGCAGGGGATGTGCATCCAAGCCCTTAGCTTTGGAAGGCCCGATGGCGACGATGTTGGCGAGCTTTTGAGTGTGTGCGATGGGCTCGGGATTTCTGGATGCCACGACCATCCATGGGATGCGCTCATGGAGTGGGCGTCTGCGTGCAGACATGTTGGGAAAATGCTGTGCATCCATGCCGGAGAGAAGGACGGAGAGGATGTGGATGCCGCAATCGAGCTCGAGCCAGACGTGCTCGTGCACATGGTGCATGCCAGCGATGCGGAGCTCAGGAGGTGTGCTGACGAGGACATCAGCATCGTGGTGTGTGTGAGGTCCAACATGCTCACAGGTGTGGGCGTGCCAAGGGTGAAAAGGATGCTCGAGCTTGGGATAAACGTGGGGTGTGGCACCGACAACGTGATGCTCGCCTCGTGCGACCCCTTCGAGGAGATGCATGCCCTCAGCTGGGTGCTGCGGCTGGGGGAGGAGGACGTGCTCTCCATGCTCACGTGGAGAGCGAGAAGGGCGTATGGGCTCGGGGGAGGAGTAATCGAGGAGGGAGAGCCCGCAGACCTGATGGTGCTCGACCTATCCACTCCCAACCTGCGGGGATGCTCAAACCCCCTACGCTCCCTCGTTAGACGGGCACAGGCGAGTGATGTGTGTGCGGTGTATGCAAGGGGCAGGGAGGTGATTAACCGTGGAGGATGA
- a CDS encoding NfeD family protein yields the protein MRALAVLLTWSIILLVLASPTVAVEGTALLVEIDGAITSSTDDYISEAVATAEEGGYDVIVITLNTPGGRLDETFSIIESIENTNIPVIGFVYPHGATAWSAGTLILISTDIAAMAPSTVIGSMQPVEISGEGAQPVNDSKVIKALVSYAKVRAKKHARNETAVEQFIVSNLNMDAREAVEYGVVEYVVEDVPSLLREVDGSEVKGQTLHTAGARVVSFEPSLRTSLLAILSDPLLYSILLLIGIYSLIFGLTNPGAGAEIGGMICIALGLIGMGFDVSIAAVFLLILGVALILFELSTPGHGIFAVAGLICTTVGLVLLVPMGYPDQLISPEFTRTLLLSILLPALAVGGLFVFAAYKVAQVQRKKPLMNMGPSGERARVVTSIPPGGSGFVSLHGEYWKATSTVGAAKGDEVVVVERRGAILVVEPSKEEKNEEDTYGKS from the coding sequence ATGAGAGCCCTTGCCGTCCTTCTCACATGGTCGATAATTCTCCTTGTGCTCGCCTCCCCCACTGTGGCTGTGGAGGGCACGGCCCTTCTCGTCGAGATAGACGGGGCGATAACATCCTCCACGGATGACTACATCTCGGAGGCGGTGGCCACTGCCGAGGAGGGAGGGTATGACGTCATCGTCATCACCCTGAACACCCCCGGAGGAAGGCTCGATGAGACATTCTCCATCATAGAGAGCATAGAGAACACCAACATTCCCGTCATCGGCTTTGTGTATCCCCACGGGGCAACCGCATGGTCTGCGGGCACCCTCATACTCATCAGCACTGACATCGCCGCGATGGCACCATCCACGGTGATAGGCTCGATGCAGCCAGTAGAGATATCCGGAGAGGGTGCACAGCCCGTGAACGATTCCAAGGTGATAAAGGCGCTCGTGAGCTACGCCAAGGTGCGAGCCAAAAAGCACGCAAGAAACGAGACCGCAGTCGAGCAGTTCATAGTGAGCAACCTCAACATGGACGCCAGAGAGGCTGTTGAGTATGGTGTGGTCGAGTACGTTGTCGAAGATGTGCCCTCCCTGCTGCGAGAGGTGGATGGCAGCGAGGTGAAGGGACAGACCCTCCACACTGCTGGAGCAAGGGTGGTGAGCTTCGAACCCTCGCTGCGCACCTCTCTTCTTGCAATCCTCTCCGACCCCCTGCTCTACTCCATCCTCCTTCTAATCGGCATCTACAGCCTCATCTTTGGCCTCACGAACCCAGGAGCTGGAGCAGAGATAGGGGGAATGATATGCATCGCCCTTGGGCTCATCGGGATGGGGTTTGATGTGAGCATAGCCGCTGTCTTCCTTCTTATCTTAGGAGTTGCCCTCATCCTCTTCGAGCTCTCCACCCCAGGGCACGGGATATTCGCTGTGGCAGGGCTGATATGCACCACCGTGGGCCTTGTGCTGCTCGTGCCCATGGGCTATCCAGACCAGCTCATCTCCCCCGAGTTCACCAGGACGCTGCTTCTGAGCATCCTGCTTCCAGCGCTTGCCGTCGGCGGGCTTTTCGTGTTCGCAGCATACAAGGTAGCGCAGGTCCAGCGAAAAAAGCCCCTTATGAACATGGGACCAAGCGGTGAGAGGGCGAGGGTGGTGACTTCAATCCCTCCAGGGGGAAGTGGGTTTGTGAGCCTTCATGGGGAATACTGGAAGGCGACCTCGACTGTGGGGGCAGCGAAGGGAGACGAGGTGGTGGTGGTCGAGAGAAGGGGAGCGATACTCGTGGTGGAGCCCTCCAAGGAGGAAAAAAATGAAGAAGACACATATGGGAAAAGCTGA
- a CDS encoding slipin family protein, whose product MVAYEYMGLALVVLLILYTSLRIIREYERAVIFRLGKFAGIKGPGIFFIIPLVDQVVKVDLRVVTVNVPAQEVITSDNVTVRVDAVVYYRITDPDKAIINVEDYQSATSLLSQTTLRTILGQFELDDLLQRREELNLKIAEELDAATENWGIKVSSVTIKDVILPESMLRAIAKQAEAERERRSRIILSDAELMASKKMREAAEEYEKTPIALKLRELQTLAEISREKNLIVISPSTGFSDMGAIIGMIKGMEKKEER is encoded by the coding sequence ATGGTGGCGTATGAGTACATGGGCCTTGCCCTTGTTGTTCTGCTGATACTCTACACATCACTCAGGATAATCAGGGAGTACGAAAGAGCCGTGATATTCAGGCTCGGCAAGTTCGCTGGGATTAAAGGTCCGGGGATATTCTTCATCATCCCGCTCGTGGACCAGGTTGTGAAGGTTGACCTGAGGGTGGTGACTGTTAACGTGCCCGCGCAGGAGGTCATCACGAGTGATAACGTTACCGTGCGGGTGGATGCAGTTGTGTACTACCGCATCACCGACCCCGACAAGGCGATAATCAATGTGGAGGACTACCAGAGTGCCACCTCGCTGCTCTCTCAGACCACGCTGAGGACAATACTGGGCCAGTTCGAGCTGGACGACCTGCTCCAGAGGCGCGAGGAGCTCAACCTCAAGATAGCCGAGGAGCTGGATGCTGCCACCGAGAACTGGGGCATCAAGGTCTCGAGCGTTACCATCAAGGATGTCATCCTTCCCGAGAGTATGCTCAGGGCGATAGCCAAACAGGCAGAGGCCGAGAGGGAGAGACGGTCCCGCATCATACTTTCGGATGCCGAGCTCATGGCATCTAAGAAGATGCGTGAGGCGGCAGAGGAGTACGAGAAGACACCAATCGCGCTCAAACTGAGGGAGCTCCAGACACTCGCGGAGATATCACGTGAGAAGAACCTCATTGTGATTTCTCCCTCCACGGGATTCTCAGATATGGGAGCCATCATTGGCATGATAAAGGGGATGGAAAAGAAAGAAGAGAGATGA
- a CDS encoding helix-turn-helix transcriptional regulator, with product MDESDVLALIRERESGILQSSLWKVLNIDSRKCSRIVARLLEKGLITREPITANGTRTFLIRPVGVERPRRRVELRKDIDYSLLLSGGCIAPCAGCTEECYPEYCGALGEWTHCLNDSFRG from the coding sequence GTGGATGAGAGCGACGTATTAGCCCTCATCAGGGAGAGGGAAAGCGGGATTCTGCAGAGCAGCCTGTGGAAGGTGCTGAACATCGATAGCAGAAAGTGCTCGAGGATTGTGGCGAGACTTTTGGAGAAGGGGCTCATCACGAGAGAGCCCATAACCGCCAACGGCACTCGAACATTCCTCATAAGGCCCGTGGGTGTGGAGAGGCCAAGGCGCAGGGTGGAGCTCCGAAAGGATATTGATTACTCGTTGCTCCTCTCTGGTGGGTGCATAGCACCGTGTGCGGGATGCACAGAGGAGTGCTATCCAGAGTACTGTGGAGCCCTGGGGGAGTGGACGCACTGCCTCAATGACTCCTTTCGAGGGTGA